One part of the Sciurus carolinensis chromosome 4, mSciCar1.2, whole genome shotgun sequence genome encodes these proteins:
- the Dctn6 gene encoding dynactin subunit 6 isoform X1: MAEKTQKSVKIAPGAVVCVESEIRGDVTIGPRTVIHPKARIIAEAGPIVIGEGNLIEEQALIINAHPDNITPDTEDPEPKPMIIGTNNVFEVGCYSQAMKMGDNNVIESKAYVGRNVILTSGCIIGACCNLNTFEVIPENTVIYGADCLRRVQTERPQPQTLQLDFLMKILPNYHHLKKTMKGSSTPVKN; this comes from the exons ATGGCGGAGAAGACTCAAAAGAG TGTGAAGATTGCTCCTGGAGCAGTTGTATGTGTAGAAAGTGAAATCAGAGGAGATGTAACTATAG GACCAAGGACAGTGATTCACCCCAAAGCACGAATTATTGCCGAAGCTGGGCCGATAGTGATTGGTGAAGGTAACCTGATAGAAGAACAGGCCCTCATCATAAATGC TCATCCAGATAATATCACCCCTGACACTGAAGATCCAGAACCCAAACCTATGATCATTGGCACCAACAATGTGTTTGAAGTTGGCTGTT ATTCCCAAGCCATGAAAATGGGGGATAATAATGTCATCGAATCAAAAG CATATGTAGGCAGAAATGTAATATTGACAAGTGGTTGCATCATTGGGGCTTGTTGCAACCTAAATACTTTTGAAGTCATCCCTGAGAATACAGTGATCTATGGTGCAGACTGTCTTCGTCGGGTGCAAACTGAGCGACCACAG CCCCAGACACTACAGTTGGATTTCTTGATGAAAATCTTGCCAAATTATCACCACCTAAAGAAGACTATGAAAGGAAGCTCGACTCCAGTTAAGAACTGA
- the Mboat4 gene encoding ghrelin O-acyltransferase: MDWLQQFFPHPVSLYQGAAFPFALLFNYLCIMDSFSTQARYLFLLVGGGALALAAMGSFALLVFIPALCTVVLVSSLSPQEVHRWTFFFQMGWQTLCHLGLHYTEYYLQETPSMRFCITLSSLMLLTQRVTSLSLDIHEGKVEVASGGIWTRSSLSEHLCKTLPYFSYLLFFPALLGGPLCSFQRFQACVQGPSSLCSRLSFWTLTGRGLQILGLECLKVALSQVVRAGAGLTGCQQLECVYVMWSTASLFKLTYYSHWILDDSLLHAAGFGSELSPSLGEEGYIPDADIWTLETTHRISLFTRKWNQSTAQWLRRLIFQHSRGWPLLQTFAFSAWWHGLHPGQVFGFFCWAMMVEADYLIHTFANLFIRSWPMKLLYRTLTWVHTQLIIAYIMLAVEVRSLSFLWLLCNSYNSFFPMVYCILLFLLVKRKHKFN, encoded by the exons ATGGACTGGCTTCAGCAGTTCTTTCCCCATCCTGTGTCACTTTATCAAGGGGCTGCTTTTCCTTTTGCACTTCTGTTTAATTATCTCTGCATTATGGATTCATTTTCCACTCAGGCCAG gTACCTCTTTCTCCTGGTTGGAGGAGGTGCACTGGCCTTGGCTGCCATGGGTTCATTTGCTTTGCTTGTCTTCATCCCTGCTCTCTGCACCGTGGTTCTGGTCTCCTCTCTTAGCCCACAGGAAGTTCACAGGTGGACTTTCTTCTTTCAGATGGGCTGGCAGACCCTGTGTCACCTGGGTCTGCACTACACAGAGTATTATCTGCAAGAGACTCCTTCCATGAG GTTCTGCATCACTCTTTCTTCCCTCATGCTCTTGACCCAGAGGGTCACATCTCTCTCTCTGGACATTCATGAGGGGAAAGTGGAGGTTGCATCAGGAGGCATCTGGACCAGGAGCTCTTTGTCTGAGCATCTGTGTAAGACTCTGCCCTATTTTAGCTACTTGCTCTTTTTCCCTGCTCTCCTGGGAGGCCCTCTGTGTTCCTTCCAGAGATTTCAGGCTTGTGTTCAAGGGCCCAGTTCTTTATGTTCCAGGCTCTCTTTTTGGACTCTGACTGGAAGGGGCCTGCAGATTCTTGGACTGGAGTGTTTAAAGGTGGCCTTGAGCCAGGTGGTGAGGGCAGGAGCAGGACTGACAGGTTGCCAGCAACTCGAGTGTGTCTATGTCATGTGGTCCACAGCCAGCCTCTTCAAACTCACCTACTACTCCCACTGGATCCTGGATGACTCTCTACTCCATGCAGCGGGCTTTGGGTCTGAGCTCAGTCCAAGCCTTGGTGAGGAGGGATATATCCCTGATGCAGACATTTGGACATTGGAAACAACCCACAGGATATCTCTGTTCACAAGAAAGTGGAACCAAAGCACAGCTCAGTGGCTCAGACGGCTCATATTCCAGCACAGCAGGGGCTGGCCATTGTTGCAGACCTTTGCCTTCTCTGCCTGGTGGCATGGACTCCATCCAGGTCAGgtgtttggtttcttttgctgGGCTATGATGGTAGAAGCTGACTACCTGATTCACACCTTTGCCAATTTATTTATCAGATCATGGCCTATGAAGCTGCTCTACAGAACTCTCACCTGGGTCCATACCCAGCTCATCATTGCCTACATAATGCTGGCGGTGGAAGTCAGAagcctctccttcctctggtTGCTGTGTAACTCTTACAACAGCTTCTTTCCCATGGTGTACTGTATTTTGCTCTTTCTATTAgtgaagagaaaacacaaatttaacTGA